From the Helicobacter pylori genome, one window contains:
- a CDS encoding DUF3883 domain-containing protein, with product MAKHKNYEILNLIGYALAKFDNDFIKEFGFSTKNAFFEYCVQIGLAETTGVIKNRMDLFDYFFPNKRKGWWQKGDAYIHRKLWIDSLFGNESVKGFSHIVKWFLQEQYGIKDLGVTPNAYLKTRYKSMQETGLEAELYFLNHYKNIKTFSHGHLKDMRLFGDGYDFYIQTNKQAFLVEVKGIREKQGTLRLTQKEYEQAQAYSHDYVLVVVLNLSEKPYLLSVANPLKHLEFKACERKQKSILEYHLIGQIK from the coding sequence ATGGCAAAACACAAGAACTATGAAATTTTAAATCTCATAGGCTATGCTTTGGCAAAATTTGATAATGACTTTATTAAAGAATTTGGTTTTTCTACTAAAAATGCTTTTTTTGAATATTGCGTCCAAATCGGCTTGGCTGAAACGACTGGCGTTATCAAAAATCGCATGGATTTATTTGATTATTTTTTTCCTAATAAACGCAAAGGCTGGTGGCAAAAAGGCGATGCCTATATCCATAGAAAATTATGGATTGATAGTTTGTTTGGAAATGAAAGCGTTAAGGGTTTTAGCCATATTGTGAAATGGTTTTTGCAGGAACAATACGGAATCAAAGATTTAGGCGTTACCCCTAACGCTTACCTTAAAACCCGCTATAAAAGCATGCAAGAAACAGGTTTAGAAGCCGAATTGTATTTCTTAAACCACTATAAGAACATCAAAACATTCTCTCATGGGCATTTAAAAGACATGCGTCTTTTTGGCGATGGGTATGACTTCTATATTCAAACCAACAAGCAAGCGTTTTTAGTGGAAGTTAAGGGGATTAGAGAAAAACAAGGAACATTGAGATTGACCCAAAAAGAATACGAGCAAGCGCAAGCGTATAGCCATGATTATGTGCTTGTAGTGGTATTGAATTTGAGTGAAAAACCCTATCTTTTATCTGTCGCTAACCCTTTAAAGCATTTAGAGTTTAAGGCATGCGAGAGGAAGCAAAAAAGCATTTTAGAATACCACTTAATAGGGCAAATAAAATAA
- a CDS encoding IS607 family transposase produces the protein MKSKEVLKILKISRVTLWKYVKSGKIRVKQEPNGYYIYNDSDVYSLAGIEDGRLNVVYARVSTQKQKQDLQNQIENCISFINAKGISVDSIYSDIKSGMSLDRKGFMDLLNAVMAFKIKAVYISYKDRLARLSYELVEKLFSDYGTKIVIINQCESISLEQELFEDIMQTIHSFSMKMYSKRRIAKKLLLESKVNPALLKSLNGETDDLD, from the coding sequence ATGAAATCTAAAGAAGTCTTAAAGATCTTAAAAATATCCCGTGTTACTCTTTGGAAGTATGTTAAAAGTGGGAAGATACGAGTTAAACAAGAACCCAATGGTTACTATATATACAACGATTCTGATGTCTATTCTTTAGCAGGAATTGAAGATGGTAGGCTGAATGTAGTTTATGCTAGGGTAAGCACTCAAAAGCAGAAACAAGACTTGCAAAATCAAATAGAAAACTGTATCTCTTTTATAAATGCTAAAGGAATATCTGTAGATAGTATCTATTCTGATATTAAAAGCGGCATGTCTTTGGACAGAAAGGGTTTTATGGATCTTCTTAATGCGGTAATGGCGTTTAAAATTAAGGCGGTTTATATTTCCTATAAAGACCGATTAGCTAGATTGAGCTATGAGTTAGTAGAAAAGCTATTTAGCGATTATGGCACTAAAATCGTTATTATCAATCAGTGTGAATCAATCAGTTTAGAGCAAGAACTGTTTGAGGACATCATGCAAACAATCCATTCTTTTTCTATGAAGATGTATTCTAAGCGCCGCATTGCTAAAAAGTTGCTTTTAGAGAGTAAGGTTAATCCAGCCTTGCTAAAATCTCTTAATGGGGAAACAGATGACCTTGACTGA
- the fliH gene encoding flagellar assembly protein FliH produces the protein MSLNSRKNLIQKDHLNKHDIQKYEFKSMANLPPKTNPNNASLETPNPQEPLEKKAIENDLIDCLLKKTDELSSHLVKLQMQFEKAQEESKVLIENAKNDGYKIGFKEGEEKMRNELTHSVNEEKNQLLHAITALDEKMKKSQDHLMALEKELSAIAIDIAKEVILKEVEDNSQKVALALAEELLKNVLDATDIHLKVNPLDYPYLNERLQNASKIKLESNEAISKGGVMITSSNGSLDGNLMERFKTLKESVLENFKV, from the coding sequence ATGTCATTGAATAGCCGTAAAAACTTGATCCAAAAAGATCATTTGAATAAGCATGACATTCAAAAATACGAATTTAAGAGCATGGCAAATTTACCTCCTAAAACTAATCCTAATAACGCGTCTTTAGAAACGCCTAACCCGCAAGAGCCTTTGGAAAAAAAAGCGATAGAAAACGATTTGATTGATTGCTTATTGAAAAAAACCGATGAGCTTTCAAGCCATTTAGTGAAATTGCAAATGCAATTTGAAAAAGCCCAAGAAGAGAGTAAAGTTTTGATTGAAAACGCTAAAAACGATGGCTATAAAATCGGCTTTAAAGAGGGCGAAGAAAAAATGCGTAACGAACTCACTCACAGCGTGAATGAAGAAAAAAACCAGCTTTTGCATGCGATCACCGCTTTAGATGAAAAAATGAAAAAATCACAAGATCATTTAATGGCTTTAGAAAAGGAATTGAGCGCGATTGCGATAGATATAGCTAAAGAAGTGATCCTTAAGGAAGTGGAAGACAACAGCCAGAAAGTGGCCCTCGCTTTAGCTGAAGAGCTTTTAAAAAATGTTTTAGACGCAACGGATATTCATTTAAAAGTCAATCCCTTGGATTACCCTTATTTAAACGAGCGTTTGCAAAACGCTTCCAAAATCAAATTGGAGAGCAATGAAGCTATTTCTAAAGGAGGCGTTATGATCACTAGCTCTAACGGGAGCCTTGATGGGAATTTAATGGAGCGCTTTAAAACGCTCAAAGAAAGCGTGTTGGAAAATTTTAAGGTGTGA
- the dxs gene encoding 1-deoxy-D-xylulose-5-phosphate synthase → MQNKTFDLNPNDIAGLELVCQTLRNRILEVVSANGGHLSSSLGAVELIVGMHALFDCQKNPFIFDTSHQAYAHKLLTGRFESFSTLRQFKGLSGFTKPSESAYDYFIAGHSSTSVSIGVGVAKAFCLKQALGMPIALLGDGSISAGIFYEALNELGDRKYPMIMILNDNEMSISTPIGALSKALSQLMKGPFYQSFRSKVKKILSTLPESVNYLVSRFEESFKLITPGVFFEELGINYIGPINGHDLGAIIETLKLAKELKEPVLIHAQTLKGKGYKIAEGRYEKWHGVGPFDLDTGLSKKSKSATLSPTEAYSNTLLELAKKDEKIVGVTAAMPSGTGLDKLIDAYPLRFFDVAIAEQHALTSSSAMAKEGFKPFVSIYSTFLQRAYDSIVHDACISSLPIKLAIDRAGIVGEDGETHQGLLDVSYLRSIPNMVIFAPRDNETLKNAVYFANEHDSSPCAFRYPRGSFALKEGVFEPSGFVLGRSELLKKEGEILLIGYGNGVGRAHLVQLALKEKNIECALLDLRFLKPLDQNLSAIIAPYQKLYVFSDNYKLGGVASAILEFLSEQNILKPVKSFEITDEFIMHGNTALVEKSLGLDTESLTDAILKDLGQER, encoded by the coding sequence TTGCAAAATAAAACTTTTGATTTAAACCCTAATGATATTGCAGGCTTGGAGTTGGTGTGTCAGACGCTAAGGAATCGTATTTTAGAAGTGGTGAGCGCTAATGGGGGGCATTTAAGCTCTTCTTTAGGGGCTGTGGAGCTGATTGTGGGCATGCATGCCTTATTTGATTGCCAAAAAAACCCTTTCATTTTTGACACTTCGCACCAAGCTTACGCTCACAAGCTCTTAACCGGGCGCTTTGAAAGCTTTAGCACTTTAAGGCAATTTAAAGGTTTGAGCGGCTTTACTAAACCTAGCGAGAGCGCATACGATTATTTCATTGCCGGTCATAGCTCCACTTCGGTTTCTATAGGCGTGGGGGTGGCTAAAGCTTTTTGTTTGAAACAAGCATTAGGCATGCCTATCGCTTTATTAGGCGATGGGAGTATTAGCGCAGGGATTTTTTATGAAGCCTTAAACGAACTGGGCGATAGGAAATACCCCATGATCATGATTTTGAACGATAATGAAATGAGTATCAGCACGCCTATTGGCGCTTTATCCAAAGCCCTTAGCCAGCTGATGAAAGGTCCGTTTTATCAGTCTTTCCGCTCTAAAGTTAAAAAAATCTTAAGCACCTTACCTGAAAGCGTGAATTACTTAGTGAGCCGTTTTGAAGAATCTTTTAAGCTCATCACCCCGGGCGTGTTTTTTGAAGAATTGGGCATTAATTATATAGGGCCTATTAACGGGCATGATTTGGGCGCGATTATTGAGACCTTGAAATTAGCCAAAGAACTTAAAGAACCGGTGCTAATCCATGCACAAACCTTAAAAGGCAAAGGCTATAAAATCGCTGAAGGGCGCTATGAAAAATGGCATGGGGTGGGGCCTTTTGATTTGGATACCGGCTTGTCTAAAAAATCCAAAAGCGCGACTTTATCGCCCACTGAAGCGTATTCTAACACCCTTTTAGAATTAGCTAAAAAAGATGAAAAAATCGTAGGCGTAACCGCTGCGATGCCTAGCGGCACAGGATTAGACAAGCTCATTGACGCTTACCCTTTGCGCTTTTTTGATGTCGCTATCGCTGAACAACACGCCTTAACTTCTAGCAGCGCTATGGCTAAAGAGGGGTTTAAACCTTTTGTGAGTATCTATTCTACTTTTTTACAGAGGGCTTATGATTCCATCGTGCATGACGCTTGCATTTCTAGCTTGCCGATTAAATTGGCCATTGATAGGGCTGGGATTGTGGGCGAAGATGGCGAAACGCACCAAGGGCTTTTAGACGTGTCTTATTTGCGCTCTATCCCTAACATGGTCATTTTTGCCCCACGAGACAATGAGACTTTAAAAAACGCCGTGTATTTTGCCAATGAGCATGATTCAAGCCCTTGCGCATTCCGCTACCCTAGGGGGTCGTTTGCGTTAAAAGAGGGGGTTTTTGAACCTAGCGGTTTTGTTTTGGGGCGAAGCGAATTGTTGAAAAAAGAGGGCGAAATTTTACTCATAGGCTATGGTAATGGCGTGGGGAGGGCACATTTAGTCCAACTGGCTTTAAAAGAAAAAAACATAGAGTGCGCGCTTTTGGATTTGAGATTCCTTAAACCTTTAGATCAAAATTTAAGCGCGATTATTGCCCCTTATCAAAAACTCTATGTTTTTAGCGATAATTACAAGCTTGGGGGGGTGGCTAGCGCGATTTTAGAATTTTTGAGCGAACAAAATATTTTAAAGCCTGTTAAAAGCTTTGAAATCACTGATGAATTTATCATGCATGGGAACACCGCTTTAGTGGAAAAATCCTTAGGCTTAGACACAGAGAGTTTGACTGACGCTATTTTAAAAGATTTAGGACAAGAGAGATGA
- a CDS encoding MFS transporter: MNPQIQPTTKKPLKSLLAASSGNLVEWYDFYAYAFLAPYFAKEFTHTNDPTLALISAFLVFMLGFFMRPLGSLFFGKLGDKKGRKTSMVYSIILMALGSFMLALLPTKEIVGEWAFLFLLLARLLQGFSVGGEYGVVATYLSELGKNGKKGFYGSFQYVTLVGGQLLAIFSLFIVENIYTHEQISAFAWRYLFALGGILALLSLFLRNIMEETMDSKTTSKTTIKEERGSLKELLHHKKALMIVFGLTMGGSLCFYTFTVYLKIFLTNSSSFSPKESSFIMLLALSYFIFLQPLCGMLADKIKRTQMLMVFAITGLIVTPVVFYGIKHATGVYEALFYEILALSSMSFYTCIAGVIKAELFPEHVRALGVGLAYAIANALFGGSASYVALEFKQHGFEAGFVGYVMVSIVIFMVMVIIFPKKTYLE; this comes from the coding sequence ATGAACCCCCAGATCCAACCAACCACCAAAAAACCCTTAAAATCCCTTTTAGCCGCTAGTTCAGGTAATTTAGTGGAATGGTATGATTTTTACGCTTATGCGTTCCTTGCTCCTTATTTTGCTAAGGAATTTACCCACACCAATGACCCCACTTTAGCGCTCATCTCAGCTTTTTTGGTTTTCATGCTAGGGTTTTTCATGCGCCCTTTGGGGAGTTTGTTTTTTGGTAAATTAGGGGATAAAAAGGGGCGTAAAACTTCCATGGTGTATTCCATTATCCTTATGGCGCTAGGCTCTTTCATGCTCGCATTGCTCCCCACTAAAGAAATCGTAGGGGAATGGGCGTTCTTGTTTTTATTATTAGCCAGACTTTTACAGGGCTTTAGCGTGGGAGGCGAATATGGCGTGGTCGCTACTTACCTCTCTGAATTAGGCAAGAATGGTAAAAAAGGTTTTTATGGCTCTTTTCAATATGTAACTTTAGTTGGAGGGCAACTCTTAGCTATTTTTTCGCTCTTTATCGTTGAAAACATTTACACGCATGAGCAAATCAGCGCGTTCGCTTGGCGTTATTTATTCGCTTTAGGGGGTATATTAGCCCTACTTTCGCTCTTTTTAAGAAATATCATGGAAGAAACTATGGATAGCAAAACAACTTCCAAAACCACTATTAAAGAAGAAAGAGGCAGTTTAAAGGAATTGCTCCACCATAAAAAAGCCTTAATGATAGTCTTTGGGCTAACTATGGGAGGGAGTTTGTGCTTTTATACTTTTACGGTGTATTTAAAGATCTTTTTAACCAACAGCTCATCATTCAGCCCTAAAGAAAGCAGTTTCATCATGCTTTTAGCGCTCTCTTATTTCATCTTCTTACAGCCCTTATGCGGGATGCTTGCGGATAAAATCAAACGCACCCAAATGCTGATGGTTTTTGCTATCACAGGGCTTATTGTAACACCTGTTGTCTTTTATGGTATCAAGCATGCCACTGGCGTGTATGAAGCCCTATTTTATGAAATACTCGCATTGAGCAGCATGAGTTTTTACACTTGCATTGCCGGGGTTATTAAGGCGGAATTATTCCCTGAACATGTGCGAGCGCTTGGCGTGGGTTTAGCCTATGCGATCGCCAATGCGCTTTTTGGAGGGAGCGCGAGTTATGTAGCGTTAGAGTTCAAACAACATGGTTTTGAAGCGGGGTTTGTGGGCTATGTCATGGTTAGTATTGTTATCTTTATGGTTATGGTTATCATATTCCCTAAAAAAACCTATTTGGAGTAA
- a CDS encoding RNA-guided endonuclease InsQ/TnpB family protein → MTLTERHIIRPTHPIFKRIKDFCHLSKNLYNYANFILREHYFAGFKLPTAYDLINRFVKESQRDYKALPAQSAQQVLMLLSQNWKSYLKALKAYKLKPSSFLARPKIPKFKPKDGVSIGVLTNQQTSFTKGRMTKIKFPKKANLKRLITKINPQTSRLKQVRLIPKTTCFIVEVVYEQTTHKLPQTHGIGIMGIDLGLNNFVTAIDNQSSPFIIKGGGVKSVNQWFNKLKAHYQAKAKTSNKRFWTKRLGKLALWRECKVNDFMHKASAYVVGHCLKKGISTIVIGKNDGWKQELKLGKRTNQNFTNIPYESFIEKLAYKCALVGITLHTTEERFTSKCDHLANEPMQHHEQYLGKRVKRGLFKSSIGKSLNADINGAIGILRKVFPDAVKTLRDSGVVFTPVKISLAF, encoded by the coding sequence ATGACCTTGACTGAACGCCATATTATTAGACCCACGCACCCCATTTTTAAACGCATTAAGGACTTTTGCCATCTGTCTAAAAACCTTTACAACTACGCTAATTTTATTTTAAGAGAGCATTACTTTGCAGGTTTTAAGTTGCCTACAGCCTACGATTTAATCAATCGCTTTGTCAAAGAAAGCCAAAGAGATTACAAAGCTTTGCCTGCCCAAAGCGCGCAACAGGTATTAATGCTTTTATCTCAAAATTGGAAAAGCTATTTAAAAGCCCTTAAAGCTTACAAACTCAAGCCTTCTAGCTTTCTAGCGCGTCCAAAAATCCCTAAATTCAAACCAAAAGATGGCGTATCTATAGGGGTTTTAACAAACCAGCAAACTAGCTTTACGAAAGGACGCATGACAAAAATTAAATTCCCAAAAAAAGCTAATTTAAAAAGACTTATCACTAAAATAAACCCTCAAACTTCTAGGCTAAAGCAAGTGCGCTTAATCCCTAAAACCACTTGTTTTATCGTGGAAGTTGTCTATGAGCAAACCACGCACAAACTCCCACAAACTCATGGCATTGGCATTATGGGTATTGATCTAGGCTTGAACAACTTCGTAACTGCAATAGATAATCAAAGTAGTCCTTTTATTATCAAAGGCGGAGGGGTGAAGTCTGTCAATCAGTGGTTTAACAAACTCAAAGCCCATTATCAAGCCAAAGCCAAGACTTCAAATAAGCGCTTTTGGACAAAACGCTTAGGCAAATTAGCTCTATGGAGGGAGTGTAAAGTCAATGATTTTATGCACAAGGCGAGCGCCTATGTGGTGGGGCATTGCTTAAAAAAGGGCATTTCTACAATTGTCATCGGTAAAAATGATGGCTGGAAACAAGAGCTAAAGCTAGGTAAGAGAACCAATCAGAACTTTACTAATATCCCTTATGAATCCTTTATTGAAAAACTAGCCTACAAGTGTGCTTTGGTTGGGATAACTTTGCATACAACAGAAGAGAGATTTACGAGCAAGTGCGACCACTTGGCTAACGAACCCATGCAGCACCACGAGCAATATTTAGGTAAAAGAGTTAAACGAGGGCTATTTAAATCTAGCATAGGCAAATCCCTAAACGCCGATATTAACGGTGCAATTGGCATTTTAAGAAAAGTATTCCCTGATGCAGTGAAAACTCTAAGGGATAGCGGAGTAGTGTTTACTCCAGTAAAAATCTCGTTGGCGTTTTAA
- a CDS encoding flagellar hook-basal body protein, which produces MQNGYYAATGAMATQFNRLDLTSNNLANLNTNGFKRDDAITGDFLRLYQQYREQLPLEDQTKASAKYLNRNLNRVPILSEIYTDRSLGAFEGTNNPLDFALTSPNLYFAIQTNEGVAYTRDGHFSVDKDGFLVTLNGFKVLSRSGLNEKGGIMLMPNAEIEVDQNGGITFRDNEAQIQAGALALVSFSEPKNLKKIGQNLYTYQGEGVHQVSDSGALRQSMLEKSNVNAVREMSALIEINRFLDMYSKVLKTHQDDMNAEAINKLATKA; this is translated from the coding sequence ATGCAAAATGGGTATTATGCGGCCACAGGAGCAATGGCTACACAATTTAACCGCTTGGATTTAACCTCTAACAATTTAGCCAACCTAAACACCAACGGCTTTAAGAGAGATGACGCGATTACAGGCGATTTTTTAAGGCTTTACCAACAATACCGAGAGCAACTGCCCTTAGAAGATCAAACCAAAGCGAGTGCGAAGTATCTCAACCGCAATCTCAATCGTGTGCCTATTTTATCAGAAATCTATACGGATAGGAGTCTTGGCGCGTTTGAAGGGACGAATAACCCCCTAGATTTTGCCCTAACAAGCCCTAACCTCTATTTTGCGATACAAACTAACGAGGGCGTCGCCTATACTAGAGACGGGCATTTTAGCGTTGATAAAGACGGCTTTTTAGTTACTCTTAATGGCTTTAAGGTGCTTTCACGCTCTGGCTTGAACGAAAAAGGAGGGATCATGCTCATGCCTAACGCTGAAATTGAAGTGGATCAAAATGGCGGAATCACTTTTAGGGATAATGAAGCCCAAATTCAAGCGGGCGCGTTGGCTTTAGTGAGTTTTAGCGAACCTAAAAACCTTAAAAAAATAGGGCAAAACCTTTATACCTATCAGGGCGAAGGCGTCCATCAAGTCTCTGACTCTGGCGCGTTAAGGCAATCCATGTTAGAAAAAAGCAATGTCAATGCGGTGCGTGAAATGAGCGCTTTGATTGAAATCAACCGCTTTTTGGACATGTATTCTAAAGTGCTAAAAACCCATCAAGATGACATGAACGCTGAAGCGATCAATAAACTCGCCACAAAAGCTTAA
- a CDS encoding type II toxin-antitoxin system HicA family toxin encodes MPELPRLTAKEAEKLLLQNGFVFSRQKGSHRIYVKDKIRQVLPFHSGEILHPKIVKEIMENILK; translated from the coding sequence TTGCCTGAATTGCCACGACTCACAGCTAAAGAAGCAGAGAAGCTATTATTGCAGAATGGATTTGTTTTCTCTAGGCAAAAAGGCAGCCATAGAATTTATGTGAAAGATAAAATCAGGCAGGTTTTGCCTTTTCATTCTGGCGAAATCTTGCACCCTAAAATAGTGAAAGAAATCATGGAAAATATCCTTAAATGA
- a CDS encoding type II toxin-antitoxin system HicB family antitoxin encodes MLINAVIEKDENGYFAFVPFLKGCVSQGKSYEEALRNIKEAIELYLGDLEADELAFLSKKNSVIAPIEIAFA; translated from the coding sequence ATGCTTATAAACGCTGTCATAGAAAAAGATGAGAATGGGTATTTTGCTTTTGTCCCCTTTCTAAAAGGCTGTGTATCACAAGGGAAAAGTTATGAAGAAGCCCTAAGAAACATTAAAGAAGCCATAGAGCTTTATTTGGGAGATTTAGAAGCCGATGAGTTAGCTTTTCTTTCTAAGAAAAATTCTGTAATAGCACCCATTGAGATAGCTTTTGCCTGA
- the lepA gene encoding translation elongation factor 4: MKNIRNFSIIAHIDHGKSTLADCLIFECNAISNREMKSQVMDTMDIEKERGITIKAQSVRLNYTFKGEDYVLNLIDTPGHVDFSYEVSRSLCSCEGALLVVDATQGVEAQTIANTYIALDNNLEILPVINKIDLPNANVLEVKQDIEDTIGIDCSNVNEVSAKAKLGIKDLLEKIITTIPAPSGDPNNPLKALIYDSWFDNYLGALALVRIMDGSINTEQEILVMGTGKKHGVLGLYYPNPLKKIPTKSLECGEIGIVSLGLKSVTDIAVGDTLTDAKNPTPKPIEGFMPAKPFVFAGLYPIETDRFEDLREALLKLQLNDCALNFEPESSVVLGFGFRVGFLGLLHMEVIKERLEREFGLNLIATAPTVVYEVHLTDNSIKYVQNPSELPPENHIACIKEPFVRATIITPSEFLGNLMQLLNNKRGIQEKMEYLNQSRVMLTYSLPSNEIVMDFYDKLKSCTKGYASFDYEPIENREAHLVKLDMRVAGDVVDALSIIIDKNKAYEKGRALVETMKELIPRQLFEVAIQASVGNKIIARETIKSVGKNVTAKCYGGDITRKRKLLEKQKEGKKRMKAIGKVELPQEAFLAILKID, translated from the coding sequence ATGAAAAATATCCGCAATTTTTCCATTATCGCTCACATTGACCATGGTAAAAGCACTTTAGCGGATTGTTTGATTTTTGAATGCAACGCTATCAGTAACAGAGAAATGAAGAGCCAAGTGATGGACACTATGGATATTGAAAAAGAAAGGGGCATTACAATTAAGGCTCAAAGCGTGCGCTTAAATTACACTTTTAAGGGGGAGGATTACGTTTTAAACCTCATTGACACCCCAGGGCATGTGGATTTTAGCTATGAAGTGTCTCGCTCTTTGTGTTCGTGCGAAGGGGCGTTATTGGTGGTGGATGCCACTCAAGGCGTGGAAGCGCAAACCATTGCAAACACTTATATCGCTTTAGATAACAATTTAGAAATTTTACCGGTGATCAATAAAATTGATTTGCCTAATGCGAATGTTTTGGAAGTCAAACAGGATATAGAAGACACGATAGGGATTGATTGCTCTAACGTTAATGAAGTGAGTGCTAAAGCTAAGCTTGGCATTAAAGATTTGTTAGAAAAGATCATTACGACCATTCCTGCCCCTAGCGGTGATCCTAATAACCCCTTAAAAGCGCTCATTTATGATTCATGGTTTGACAATTATTTAGGGGCGCTAGCGTTAGTGCGGATCATGGATGGGAGCATCAACACAGAGCAAGAAATTTTAGTGATGGGGACGGGTAAAAAACATGGCGTTTTAGGGCTATACTACCCTAACCCTTTGAAAAAAATCCCCACCAAAAGTTTAGAATGCGGCGAGATTGGTATTGTGAGTTTGGGGCTAAAAAGCGTTACTGATATTGCGGTGGGCGACACGCTCACAGACGCTAAAAACCCTACCCCTAAACCCATTGAAGGCTTTATGCCGGCTAAACCCTTTGTGTTTGCGGGGCTTTACCCTATAGAAACGGACCGGTTTGAAGATTTAAGAGAGGCGCTATTGAAACTCCAGCTTAACGATTGCGCTTTGAATTTTGAGCCTGAAAGCTCCGTGGTGCTTGGCTTTGGTTTTAGGGTGGGCTTTTTAGGGCTATTGCACATGGAAGTGATCAAAGAAAGGCTGGAAAGGGAATTTGGCCTTAACTTAATCGCTACCGCTCCCACGGTGGTGTATGAAGTGCATTTAACCGATAATAGCATCAAATACGTCCAAAACCCTAGCGAATTGCCCCCTGAAAATCATATCGCTTGCATCAAAGAGCCTTTTGTGAGGGCGACGATTATCACGCCGAGTGAATTTTTGGGTAATTTAATGCAGTTATTGAACAATAAAAGAGGCATTCAAGAAAAAATGGAATATTTAAACCAGTCTCGTGTCATGCTCACTTATTCCTTGCCCAGCAATGAAATTGTGATGGATTTTTATGACAAGCTCAAATCTTGCACGAAAGGGTATGCGAGCTTTGATTATGAGCCTATAGAAAACAGAGAGGCTCATTTAGTGAAATTAGACATGAGGGTGGCAGGCGATGTGGTGGATGCGCTTTCTATCATTATAGATAAGAATAAGGCGTATGAAAAGGGGCGAGCTTTAGTGGAAACGATGAAAGAGCTTATCCCAAGACAGCTTTTTGAAGTCGCTATCCAAGCGAGCGTGGGGAATAAAATCATCGCCAGAGAGACGATTAAATCTGTCGGTAAGAATGTAACGGCTAAGTGCTATGGGGGCGATATTACACGAAAAAGAAAACTCTTAGAAAAGCAAAAAGAGGGTAAAAAACGCATGAAGGCTATCGGTAAGGTGGAACTTCCCCAAGAAGCGTTTTTAGCGATATTAAAGATTGATTAG